A region of Plantactinospora sp. BC1 DNA encodes the following proteins:
- a CDS encoding protease inhibitor I42 family protein, with protein MARLELTEADAGRSYPAAPGDLVVVQLAETPSSGYRWQLDAVDSAVLAPAGDSFRPEREGWGGVGSRQLRFTATGAGRTALRLVLSRGWEAGERPARRFEVTIHVTDPVRSD; from the coding sequence GTGGCGCGCCTTGAGCTGACCGAGGCGGACGCCGGCCGGTCCTATCCGGCGGCACCGGGGGATCTGGTGGTCGTGCAGCTCGCCGAGACGCCCAGTTCGGGCTACCGGTGGCAGCTCGACGCGGTGGACAGTGCGGTGCTCGCCCCGGCCGGGGACTCGTTCCGGCCGGAGCGGGAGGGGTGGGGTGGCGTCGGGAGCAGGCAGCTGCGGTTCACCGCGACCGGGGCCGGCCGGACCGCGCTGCGACTGGTGCTGTCGCGCGGCTGGGAGGCGGGGGAACGCCCGGCGCGGCGGTTCGAGGTGACCATCCACGTGACCGACCCGGTGCGGTCGGACTGA
- a CDS encoding C1 family peptidase: MTVEQVLTETPYFSDWRAYLVFWRWLRTQRQPTATPAPSRDRAPAWELTVQLDQGQTGHCVGFGWAGWVDAMPVAGTYQNADGHALYYEAKVIDGEPGKENGSTVRSGALAVRERGRLAAFAFARTTAEIDEWIDNQGSIVVGTAWTADMFNPDENGFVKPTGAGAGGHCYLMLDRIESEDAYLFQNSWGTAWGWGGRFKMKRGDFDGLLQDQGEACCAVELPH; encoded by the coding sequence ATGACGGTGGAGCAGGTGCTCACCGAGACGCCGTACTTCTCGGACTGGCGGGCGTACCTGGTCTTCTGGCGTTGGTTGCGGACCCAGCGGCAGCCGACGGCGACCCCGGCCCCGAGCCGGGACAGGGCGCCGGCCTGGGAGTTGACCGTACAGCTCGACCAGGGGCAGACGGGCCACTGCGTCGGGTTCGGCTGGGCGGGCTGGGTGGACGCGATGCCGGTCGCCGGCACCTACCAGAACGCCGACGGCCACGCCCTCTACTACGAGGCCAAGGTGATCGACGGCGAGCCCGGCAAGGAGAACGGCTCGACCGTCCGGTCCGGGGCGCTCGCCGTCCGGGAGCGGGGCCGGCTCGCCGCGTTCGCCTTCGCGCGCACCACTGCGGAGATCGACGAATGGATCGACAACCAGGGCTCGATCGTGGTGGGCACCGCCTGGACCGCCGACATGTTCAATCCGGACGAGAACGGCTTCGTCAAGCCGACCGGTGCCGGAGCGGGCGGGCACTGTTATCTCATGCTCGACCGGATCGAGTCCGAGGACGCATACCTCTTCCAGAACTCCTGGGGGACGGCCTGGGGTTGGGGTGGCCGGTTCAAGATGAAGCGCGGGGACTTCGACGGGCTGCTTCAGGATCAGGGAGAGGCGTGCTGTGCGGTGGAGTTGCCGCACTAG
- a CDS encoding aromatic acid exporter family protein, with the protein MPPRPHYRSPLAAAVQRMRGTAGRARYEGRQATRLRVRQLEIIAVIAVQAGLAAGLSWWIAHNLLGNPGPVFAPTAAVGTIVAAIGQRARRTVELLAGVGLGIVIGDGLIFLIGTGPWQTAVIVTLAIGVALGLVGRGGTVVSQVGGTAVLIATLSPTERDLELPRIVDAAVGSAVGLVVVALLLPLNPIRVVNRAAAPVFAILIGRLRDTGAALRERDVGRATQALDGLRGIEPDLRRLREAVSGAEEVVRVAPLRWRRRQEFERHARGVTELTRVIEGARDLARRAITVVDYREPIPHCLPDAIEMLASAVQELQHQARIGRDTGGASRRALVAARQGGRARREGLHNFGDALVTQLRVCAADILRATGCPSRQAGRAVRRAARDGERAKPAYDDVQ; encoded by the coding sequence ATGCCGCCCCGCCCCCACTACCGGTCGCCGCTGGCCGCGGCCGTGCAGCGGATGCGCGGGACGGCCGGTCGAGCCCGGTACGAGGGGCGCCAGGCCACCCGGTTGCGAGTGCGGCAACTGGAGATCATCGCGGTGATCGCGGTGCAGGCGGGACTCGCGGCGGGACTCTCCTGGTGGATCGCGCACAACCTGCTCGGCAACCCGGGCCCGGTCTTCGCACCCACCGCGGCGGTCGGCACGATCGTCGCCGCCATCGGCCAGCGCGCCCGGCGCACGGTCGAACTGCTCGCCGGCGTGGGGCTGGGGATCGTCATCGGCGATGGATTGATCTTCCTGATCGGCACCGGACCGTGGCAGACCGCGGTCATCGTCACCCTGGCCATCGGGGTCGCGCTCGGCCTGGTGGGCCGGGGCGGGACGGTGGTCAGCCAGGTCGGCGGTACGGCGGTGCTGATCGCCACCCTCTCGCCCACCGAGCGCGACCTCGAACTTCCCCGGATCGTCGACGCGGCGGTCGGCAGCGCGGTGGGGCTCGTCGTGGTGGCGTTGCTGCTGCCACTCAACCCGATCCGGGTCGTCAACCGGGCGGCCGCACCGGTCTTCGCCATCCTCATCGGCCGGCTCCGGGACACCGGGGCGGCGCTGCGGGAGCGGGACGTGGGCCGGGCCACCCAGGCGCTGGACGGGCTGCGCGGGATCGAACCGGACCTGCGGCGGCTGCGCGAGGCGGTGAGCGGCGCGGAGGAGGTGGTCAGGGTCGCACCGCTGCGGTGGCGACGTCGGCAGGAGTTCGAGCGCCACGCCCGGGGCGTGACCGAGCTGACCCGGGTGATCGAGGGCGCCCGCGACCTGGCCCGGCGGGCGATCACCGTCGTCGACTACCGGGAGCCGATCCCGCACTGCCTGCCCGACGCGATCGAGATGCTGGCGAGCGCGGTACAGGAGTTGCAGCACCAGGCGCGGATCGGGCGGGACACCGGGGGTGCCAGTCGTCGGGCGCTGGTGGCGGCCCGGCAGGGTGGACGGGCCCGCCGGGAGGGACTGCACAACTTCGGCGACGCGCTCGTCACGCAGTTGCGGGTCTGCGCCGCCGACATCCTCCGGGCCACCGGTTGTCCGAGCCGTCAGGCCGGCCGGGCGGTACGGCGGGCGGCCCGGGACGGCGAGCGGGCCAAACCGGCGTACGACGACGTGCAGTGA
- a CDS encoding thiamine pyrophosphate-dependent enzyme, whose amino-acid sequence MTTVRDATLAVLRRYGVDRIFGNPGSTEVAFLADLPDDLTFVLALHEGSVVGMATGHALATGRPAVVNLHTTAGLGNAVGALATARVNRAALVVLVGQQDRRHLAAEPFLAGRLDQLAGPYPVWVEQPVLAQDVPAAVRRAWHEATLRRGPALVVVPMDDWTAEVDPSLGRAAPERVHPPVLAPGPALDELARLVDAATAPVLVVGAGADDGATWDALTTLADRIGAPVWQEAFGARAGFPQHHPRFAGHLPAARSRLRATLDGHDLALVVGTAAFRQYVYEPGPLLPAGLTVAVVSADPAEVHRSEAEFAVLADPAACVEALAARVTRRNRPAPERPGPAPVPPPGPGEPLRATHVFAALARRLPADVVLVEETPSTRPDLHRMLPARQPRGFVSAAMGGLGFGLPAAAGLRLGDPTRPVVAILGDGSALYAVQGLWSAARYGCGVLYVVLANGRYAVLDRLTEQYGGKPPWPAFGEVDVYGLARSFGCPARRIRTHPELLAVLDEVVPGLAERTEPLLLDVAVSPEPHFAP is encoded by the coding sequence ATGACCACGGTCCGGGACGCCACCCTGGCGGTGCTGCGCCGGTACGGCGTGGACCGGATCTTCGGCAACCCGGGCTCGACCGAGGTGGCCTTCCTCGCCGACCTGCCCGACGACCTGACCTTCGTACTCGCCCTGCACGAGGGTTCCGTGGTCGGGATGGCCACCGGCCACGCGCTGGCCACCGGACGGCCGGCGGTGGTGAACCTGCACACCACGGCCGGCCTGGGCAACGCCGTCGGGGCGCTCGCCACCGCCCGGGTCAACCGGGCCGCACTGGTGGTGCTCGTCGGGCAGCAGGACCGCCGGCACCTCGCCGCCGAGCCGTTCCTCGCCGGCCGGCTCGACCAGCTCGCCGGCCCGTACCCGGTCTGGGTGGAGCAGCCGGTGCTGGCCCAGGACGTGCCGGCGGCGGTACGCCGGGCCTGGCACGAGGCCACCCTGCGGCGCGGCCCGGCCCTGGTGGTGGTGCCGATGGACGACTGGACCGCCGAGGTCGACCCGTCGCTGGGCCGGGCCGCGCCGGAGCGGGTCCACCCGCCGGTGCTCGCACCCGGCCCCGCGCTCGACGAGCTGGCCCGGCTCGTCGACGCCGCCACCGCCCCGGTGCTGGTGGTCGGCGCCGGAGCGGACGACGGGGCGACCTGGGACGCGCTGACGACCCTGGCGGACCGGATCGGCGCACCGGTCTGGCAGGAGGCGTTCGGCGCCCGGGCCGGATTCCCGCAGCACCATCCCCGGTTCGCCGGTCACCTGCCGGCCGCCCGGTCCCGGCTGCGCGCCACGCTGGACGGGCACGACCTGGCCCTGGTGGTCGGCACCGCCGCCTTCCGGCAGTACGTCTACGAGCCCGGCCCGCTGCTGCCGGCGGGCCTGACCGTCGCGGTGGTCTCGGCCGACCCGGCCGAGGTGCACCGCAGCGAGGCGGAGTTCGCCGTACTGGCCGACCCGGCCGCCTGCGTCGAGGCCCTCGCCGCCCGGGTGACCCGACGGAACCGTCCCGCCCCGGAGCGCCCCGGCCCGGCTCCGGTGCCGCCACCCGGTCCCGGCGAGCCGCTGCGGGCGACACACGTCTTCGCCGCGCTGGCCCGGCGGTTGCCGGCCGACGTCGTACTCGTCGAGGAGACCCCCTCCACCCGACCGGACCTGCACCGGATGCTGCCGGCCCGGCAACCGCGCGGCTTCGTCAGCGCGGCGATGGGCGGCCTCGGGTTCGGGCTGCCCGCCGCGGCCGGACTGCGGCTCGGCGACCCGACCCGGCCGGTGGTGGCGATCCTCGGTGACGGTTCGGCGCTCTATGCCGTGCAGGGACTCTGGAGCGCCGCCCGGTACGGCTGCGGCGTGCTCTACGTGGTCCTGGCCAACGGCCGGTACGCGGTGCTGGACCGGCTCACCGAGCAGTACGGCGGCAAGCCGCCCTGGCCGGCCTTCGGCGAGGTGGACGTGTACGGGCTGGCCCGGTCGTTCGGCTGCCCCGCCCGGCGGATCCGGACCCATCCGGAACTCCTCGCCGTGCTCGACGAGGTGGTGCCGGGCCTCGCCGAGCGGACCGAACCGCTGCTGCTCGACGTGGCCGTCAGCCCGGAGCCGCACTTCGCGCCGTGA
- a CDS encoding ABC transporter ATP-binding protein, protein MNPTDPRQGGTEALLDVRALRKVYSGRGRSVEAVRDLTFSVGAGELVCVVGPSGAGKTTLLKCIAGLLPPTSGELLLEGAPVQGPSPGMAVVFQEYGRSLFPWMTVQRNVELPLKQKKHLTRSRRQELVQEALAAVGLGDVPGAYPWQLSGGMQQRVALARAVAYEPHILLMDEPFAAVDAQTRADLEDLVRSLWRRLGVTILFVTHDIDEAVYLGQRVLVLSGSPTVVLDDVAIDLPAERDQLGTRSSARFAELRAQVFGQIQRAKSGWSTGTGPADGKTPARQPTDAGSR, encoded by the coding sequence ATGAACCCGACAGATCCCCGCCAGGGCGGCACCGAGGCACTGCTCGACGTCCGCGCACTGCGCAAGGTGTACAGCGGGCGCGGGCGGTCGGTCGAGGCGGTCCGGGACCTCACCTTCTCCGTCGGTGCCGGCGAACTCGTCTGCGTGGTCGGCCCCTCCGGCGCCGGCAAGACCACCCTGCTCAAGTGCATCGCCGGCCTGCTCCCACCGACCTCCGGCGAACTGCTCCTGGAGGGCGCGCCCGTGCAGGGTCCGTCGCCGGGCATGGCCGTGGTCTTCCAGGAGTACGGCCGCAGCCTCTTCCCGTGGATGACGGTGCAGCGCAACGTCGAGCTGCCGCTGAAGCAGAAGAAGCACCTGACCCGGTCCCGCCGGCAGGAACTCGTGCAGGAGGCGCTCGCCGCCGTCGGCCTCGGCGACGTGCCGGGCGCCTATCCGTGGCAGCTCTCCGGCGGCATGCAGCAGCGGGTGGCGCTGGCCCGTGCGGTCGCGTACGAGCCGCACATCCTGCTGATGGACGAGCCGTTCGCCGCCGTCGACGCGCAGACCCGGGCCGACCTGGAGGACCTGGTCCGGTCGCTGTGGCGGCGGCTCGGCGTGACCATCCTCTTCGTCACGCACGACATCGACGAGGCGGTCTACCTCGGCCAGCGGGTACTGGTGCTCTCCGGCTCGCCGACCGTGGTCCTCGACGACGTGGCGATCGACCTGCCGGCCGAGCGGGACCAGCTCGGTACCCGCTCGTCGGCCCGCTTCGCCGAACTGCGGGCCCAGGTGTTCGGCCAGATCCAGCGGGCCAAGAGCGGCTGGAGCACCGGCACCGGGCCGGCCGACGGGAAAACGCCGGCCCGCCAGCCAACGGACGCGGGAAGCCGATGA
- a CDS encoding benzaldehyde dehydrogenase, with the protein MTLLDSTDWHGRIFSDGWVRADGGDAAVREPATGDEIGRTGIANAADVARAAARAAQAQRDWAATPYDKRAAVLRRAGRLWEEHAAEVGDWIVRETGSVPPKATLETDTAAQECYEAAALASHPLGEIIQSAQPRLSLARRLPVGVVGVISPFNVPVILGVRSVAPALALGNAVLLKPDPRTAVAGGVAVARIFEEAGLPPGVLHVLPGGPEAGEALVADPHVRLISFTGSTSAGRQVGQAAARHLKRVLLELGGNSALVVLDDADLELAVSAGAWGSFLHQGQICMTTGRHLVHESLADDYVERLAEKAAHLPVGNPAREHVALGPIIDERQRDKIHSLVTGSIDAGATLVTGGTYENLFYRPTVLTDVTPATPAYAHEVFGPVAPVLRFGDLDEAAKLAADSEYGLSLGILSRDVMKALAFAERVPSGIVHINDQTVSDEAVAPFGGVAASGNGPRLGGTAANLAAFTETQWVTVQGDITRYPF; encoded by the coding sequence ATGACTCTTCTCGACTCGACCGACTGGCACGGCAGGATATTCAGCGACGGATGGGTCCGGGCCGACGGCGGTGACGCGGCGGTACGGGAACCGGCCACCGGCGACGAGATCGGCCGTACCGGGATCGCTAACGCCGCCGACGTGGCCCGGGCCGCAGCCCGCGCCGCGCAGGCCCAGCGCGACTGGGCCGCGACCCCCTACGACAAGCGGGCCGCCGTGCTGCGCCGGGCCGGGCGGTTGTGGGAGGAGCACGCGGCCGAGGTCGGCGACTGGATCGTCCGGGAGACCGGTTCGGTGCCGCCGAAGGCGACCCTGGAGACGGATACCGCCGCGCAGGAGTGCTACGAGGCGGCGGCGCTCGCCTCGCACCCGCTCGGCGAGATCATCCAGAGCGCGCAGCCCCGGCTCAGCCTGGCCCGCCGGCTTCCGGTAGGTGTGGTCGGGGTGATCTCCCCGTTCAACGTGCCGGTGATCCTCGGGGTCCGCTCGGTCGCCCCGGCGCTGGCCCTGGGCAACGCGGTGCTGCTCAAGCCCGACCCGCGGACCGCCGTCGCGGGCGGGGTCGCGGTCGCCCGGATCTTCGAGGAGGCCGGCCTGCCGCCGGGGGTACTGCACGTGCTGCCGGGCGGGCCGGAGGCGGGCGAGGCGCTCGTCGCCGACCCGCACGTCCGCCTGATCAGCTTCACCGGCTCGACGTCGGCCGGCCGCCAGGTCGGGCAGGCCGCCGCCCGGCACCTCAAGCGGGTACTGCTGGAACTCGGCGGCAACTCGGCGCTGGTGGTCCTCGACGACGCCGACCTGGAGCTGGCGGTCTCCGCCGGTGCCTGGGGTTCCTTCCTGCACCAGGGGCAGATCTGCATGACCACCGGCCGGCACCTGGTACACGAGTCGCTGGCCGACGACTACGTCGAGCGGCTGGCCGAGAAGGCCGCGCACCTGCCGGTCGGCAACCCGGCCCGGGAGCACGTGGCGCTCGGGCCGATCATCGACGAGCGGCAGCGCGACAAGATCCACTCTCTGGTCACCGGCAGCATCGACGCCGGGGCGACCCTGGTGACCGGCGGGACGTACGAGAACCTCTTCTACCGGCCGACGGTGCTCACCGACGTCACCCCGGCCACCCCGGCGTACGCGCACGAGGTCTTCGGCCCGGTCGCCCCGGTACTGCGCTTCGGCGACCTGGACGAGGCCGCGAAGCTCGCCGCCGACAGCGAGTACGGCCTCTCGCTCGGCATCCTCAGCCGGGACGTGATGAAGGCGCTGGCCTTCGCCGAGCGGGTGCCGAGCGGCATCGTGCACATCAACGACCAGACGGTCAGCGACGAGGCGGTCGCCCCGTTCGGCGGGGTGGCCGCCTCCGGCAACGGCCCCCGGCTGGGCGGGACGGCGGCGAACCTCGCCGCGTTCACCGAGACGCAGTGGGTGACCGTGCAGGGCGACATCACGAGGTACCCCTTCTGA
- a CDS encoding MFS transporter, whose amino-acid sequence MGDRAGRHHEVPLLNRESPVPDARAAEPGDDAGSAAPGGGRFGMGRGGWLTLLGLVLLALNLRAAIAAVPPLLPELQVDLDLGRSAAGLLTALPVLCFGLLSPFAALLGRRIGIEWALLAAMLGIVLGSLTRTLPHAGWMLAGTAIIGAGITIGNVLVPSAVKQHFAGRPGLATGLSTASMTTGATVAAAVSAPLAYALGWGWRGSLLALGAFAGVAALGWLPQVRRRHTAPAAEPPQPSGRVLRSPVTWQVAVFMGTQSMLYYAILTWLPSLLRDQGVAPTRAGAALALFNLLGIGTALVVPTLAVRRPDQRGLALVICAGWAAGVLGLLAVPSWYLLWTVLAGLAQGAALSLTLILLVLRARTPGSARQLSGAVQSIGYLLSAAGPVLVGALRDASAGWGLPLAALVVVTAVMAVSALGAGRDRQV is encoded by the coding sequence GTGGGTGACCGTGCAGGGCGACATCACGAGGTACCCCTTCTGAACCGCGAGTCTCCGGTCCCGGACGCCCGGGCCGCCGAGCCGGGCGACGACGCCGGCTCGGCCGCTCCGGGCGGCGGGCGGTTCGGAATGGGCCGGGGCGGCTGGCTGACGCTGCTCGGGCTGGTCCTGCTGGCGTTGAACCTGCGGGCGGCGATCGCGGCGGTCCCGCCACTGCTGCCCGAACTCCAGGTCGACCTCGACCTGGGTCGGAGCGCCGCCGGGCTGCTCACCGCCCTGCCGGTGCTCTGCTTCGGGCTGCTCTCCCCGTTCGCCGCGCTGCTCGGCCGCCGGATCGGCATCGAGTGGGCGCTGCTCGCCGCGATGCTCGGCATCGTGCTGGGCAGCCTGACCAGGACCCTGCCGCACGCGGGCTGGATGCTCGCCGGCACCGCGATCATCGGCGCCGGGATCACCATCGGCAACGTGCTGGTGCCGAGCGCCGTCAAGCAGCACTTCGCGGGCCGGCCGGGCCTGGCGACCGGGTTGAGTACCGCCTCGATGACCACCGGGGCGACGGTGGCGGCGGCGGTGAGCGCGCCGCTGGCGTACGCGCTGGGGTGGGGTTGGCGGGGTTCCCTGCTGGCGCTCGGCGCCTTCGCCGGGGTGGCGGCGCTCGGCTGGCTCCCCCAGGTGCGCCGCCGGCACACCGCACCGGCCGCGGAGCCGCCGCAGCCGAGCGGCCGGGTGCTGCGCTCGCCGGTCACCTGGCAGGTCGCCGTCTTCATGGGGACGCAGTCGATGCTCTACTACGCGATCCTCACCTGGCTGCCGAGCCTGCTGCGGGACCAGGGCGTCGCGCCGACCCGGGCGGGCGCGGCGTTGGCGCTGTTCAACCTGCTCGGCATCGGCACCGCGCTGGTGGTGCCGACGCTGGCGGTCCGCCGGCCCGACCAGCGCGGGCTGGCGCTGGTGATCTGCGCCGGCTGGGCGGCCGGGGTGCTCGGCCTGCTGGCCGTGCCCTCCTGGTATCTGCTCTGGACGGTGTTGGCCGGGCTCGCCCAGGGCGCCGCGCTCAGTCTCACCCTGATCCTGCTGGTGCTCCGGGCCCGGACACCCGGGTCGGCCCGGCAGCTCTCCGGCGCGGTGCAGTCGATCGGCTACCTGCTCAGCGCCGCCGGGCCGGTGCTGGTCGGCGCGCTCCGGGACGCCAGCGCCGGCTGGGGCCTGCCGCTCGCCGCCCTGGTCGTGGTGACGGCGGTGATGGCGGTCAGCGCACTCGGTGCGGGCCGGGACCGGCAGGTGTGA
- a CDS encoding aromatic acid exporter family protein, with translation MALLRALRERAVPSTDADGRRISAALAALHRRGRRSGAARLRRLRTYLVLAVQAGLAAALAWVISHELVGAAEPVFAPIIAVAVVATSIDRRLRRSLELMVGVTIGIGVGDLLIAATGTGPWQIGVIVALAIMVAIVLRGSSSLITQAGGTAVLIASLTPMTQDLEVPRFVNAGIGGAVGLSVALLLLPLNPLRLVRRRVTPLFEQLTRQLAVTTRALRNRDAEQAQDALHTLSGDRELRQLREALQAAREVVTYSPLRWSRRGTLAQYEEGAEHLEQAFRDSRGLVRRIASMIRDDEPVPDELPGAVERFGAAVRMLHRELSGGREADRTRAETLRAVAEAGRATRARLGFHGTAAVAQLRTMAYDLLRATGLDRSDARTLIRRTFATEHGG, from the coding sequence ATGGCGCTCCTCCGGGCCCTCCGCGAGCGTGCCGTGCCGTCCACCGATGCCGACGGCCGCCGGATCAGCGCCGCGCTGGCAGCGCTGCACCGACGGGGTCGGCGCAGCGGAGCGGCCCGACTGCGCCGGTTGCGTACCTATCTGGTACTCGCCGTGCAGGCCGGGCTGGCCGCCGCGCTGGCCTGGGTGATCTCGCACGAACTCGTCGGCGCGGCGGAACCGGTCTTCGCCCCGATCATCGCGGTGGCGGTCGTCGCCACCTCGATCGACCGGCGGCTGCGCCGCAGTCTCGAACTCATGGTGGGGGTGACCATCGGGATCGGCGTCGGAGACCTGCTGATCGCGGCGACCGGCACCGGACCGTGGCAGATCGGGGTCATCGTCGCCCTGGCCATCATGGTGGCGATCGTGTTGCGGGGAAGCTCGTCGCTGATCACCCAGGCCGGCGGTACCGCCGTGCTGATCGCCTCGCTCACCCCGATGACGCAGGATCTCGAGGTACCGCGGTTCGTCAACGCCGGGATCGGTGGCGCCGTCGGCCTGAGCGTCGCACTGCTGTTGCTGCCGCTGAACCCGCTGCGCCTGGTCCGGCGCCGGGTGACCCCGCTGTTCGAGCAGCTCACCAGGCAGCTCGCCGTGACCACCCGGGCGCTGCGGAACCGGGACGCGGAGCAGGCCCAGGACGCGCTGCACACGCTGTCCGGCGACCGGGAGCTGCGGCAGCTCCGGGAGGCGCTACAGGCCGCCCGGGAGGTGGTCACCTACTCGCCGTTGCGGTGGAGCCGACGCGGCACCCTGGCCCAGTACGAGGAGGGTGCCGAGCACCTGGAGCAGGCCTTCCGGGACAGCCGGGGGCTGGTCCGCCGGATCGCCAGCATGATCCGCGACGACGAGCCGGTGCCGGACGAACTGCCCGGTGCCGTCGAGCGGTTCGGCGCGGCGGTGCGGATGCTGCACCGGGAGCTGAGCGGTGGCCGGGAAGCCGACCGGACCAGGGCCGAGACGCTGCGGGCGGTCGCCGAGGCCGGCCGGGCCACGCGGGCCCGGCTCGGGTTCCACGGTACGGCGGCGGTCGCCCAACTGCGCACCATGGCGTACGACCTGCTCCGGGCCACCGGGCTCGACCGCTCCGACGCCCGTACGCTGATCCGCCGTACCTTCGCCACCGAGCACGGCGGGTAG
- a CDS encoding DoxX family protein, whose product MSNARVTDLVTTLFRIVLGLLFALHGAASLFGIFGGNRGSGEAIAIGTWPGWYAALIQFVGGLLVLVGLSTRPAAIICSGSMAYAYFVVHQPDGLLPLNNGGETAALFCWSFLLVAALGGGRWSLDAALARRRGRSVAQEPATVAATP is encoded by the coding sequence ATGTCCAATGCCCGAGTCACCGACCTCGTGACCACGCTGTTCCGGATCGTGCTCGGCCTGCTGTTCGCCCTGCACGGCGCCGCCTCCCTCTTCGGGATCTTCGGCGGCAACCGGGGGAGCGGCGAGGCGATCGCGATCGGCACCTGGCCCGGGTGGTACGCGGCCCTCATCCAGTTCGTCGGCGGACTGCTGGTGCTGGTCGGCCTGAGCACCCGCCCCGCTGCGATCATCTGCTCCGGCTCGATGGCGTACGCGTACTTCGTGGTGCACCAGCCCGACGGGCTGCTGCCGCTGAACAACGGCGGCGAGACCGCCGCCCTGTTCTGCTGGTCCTTCCTGCTGGTCGCCGCCCTCGGCGGCGGACGGTGGTCGCTGGACGCGGCGCTCGCCCGGCGCCGGGGCCGCAGCGTCGCCCAGGAGCCGGCCACGGTGGCCGCCACCCCCTGA
- a CDS encoding 4-hydroxybenzoate 3-monooxygenase has protein sequence MRTQVGIVGAGPAGLLLSHLLHRAGIGSVVLECRSREYVEHRVRAGVLEQGSVDLLRRCGLGERLDREGLRHEGIELRFGGAAHRIAMTELTGRAITVYGQQEVVKDLIATRTAAGGDLRFEVEDVRLDGLDSDSPVIRFRHHGRDEELHCDFVAGCDGSHGVSRASVPAGELTEYDRGYPFAWLGVLAAAAPAAEELIYAHHDRGFALHSMRSPEISRLYLQVEPETDLAEWPDERIWAELRTRLETVPGWTLNTGPILEKSVTGMRSLVVEPMRWRRLFLAGDAVHIVPPTGAKGMNLALADVTLLGDAFAAWYREGRDDLLDGYSDTALRRVWRAQHFSWWMTSLLHRLNTDDPYEARLQLSTLRYLTSSRAYATSLAENYVGLPEV, from the coding sequence ATGCGTACCCAGGTCGGGATCGTCGGGGCGGGGCCGGCGGGTCTGCTGCTGTCGCACCTGCTGCACCGGGCCGGCATCGGGTCGGTGGTGCTGGAGTGCCGCAGCCGGGAGTACGTCGAGCACCGGGTCCGGGCCGGCGTGCTGGAGCAGGGCTCGGTCGACCTGCTCCGGCGGTGCGGGCTGGGTGAGCGGCTGGACCGGGAGGGGCTCCGGCACGAGGGCATCGAGCTGCGCTTCGGCGGTGCCGCACACCGGATCGCGATGACCGAGCTGACCGGTCGGGCGATCACGGTCTACGGGCAGCAGGAGGTGGTGAAGGATCTGATCGCCACCCGTACGGCCGCCGGGGGTGACCTCCGGTTCGAGGTCGAGGACGTACGCCTCGACGGGCTCGACTCCGACTCGCCGGTGATCCGGTTCCGGCACCACGGCCGCGACGAGGAGCTGCACTGCGACTTCGTCGCCGGCTGCGACGGCTCGCACGGGGTGAGCCGGGCGAGTGTGCCGGCCGGCGAGCTGACCGAGTACGACCGCGGCTATCCCTTCGCCTGGCTCGGGGTACTCGCCGCGGCCGCCCCGGCGGCCGAGGAGCTGATCTACGCCCACCACGACCGGGGGTTCGCGCTGCACAGCATGCGTTCCCCGGAGATCTCCCGGCTCTATCTCCAGGTCGAGCCGGAAACCGATCTGGCGGAGTGGCCCGACGAGCGGATCTGGGCCGAGCTGCGTACCCGGTTGGAGACGGTTCCGGGTTGGACGCTCAACACCGGGCCGATCCTGGAGAAGAGCGTCACCGGGATGCGGAGCCTGGTGGTGGAGCCGATGCGGTGGCGGCGGCTCTTCCTGGCCGGCGACGCGGTGCACATCGTGCCGCCGACCGGTGCCAAGGGGATGAACCTGGCGCTGGCCGACGTGACGCTGCTCGGCGACGCGTTCGCCGCCTGGTACCGGGAGGGCCGGGACGACCTGCTGGACGGCTACTCCGACACCGCGCTGCGGCGGGTCTGGCGCGCCCAGCACTTCTCCTGGTGGATGACCTCGCTGCTGCACCGGCTGAACACCGACGACCCGTACGAGGCGAGGTTGCAGCTCTCGACGCTGCGCTACCTCACCTCGTCCCGGGCGTATGCCACCAGTCTGGCGGAGAACTACGTCGGTCTCCCCGAGGTCTGA